One genomic segment of Bradyrhizobium diazoefficiens includes these proteins:
- the flaF gene encoding flagellar biosynthesis regulator FlaF, with product MSNSAASAYARVATTTASPRDIEAQTLLKAANKLQDAVNSADPFSELTSHALMFNRKLWTIFLSEAMRDTNPQPIEVRQKIANISVFVLSQTAALQMSPQFDHFRPLIEINRNIAAGLSGRP from the coding sequence ATGTCGAATTCCGCTGCCTCGGCTTACGCGCGCGTCGCAACGACCACCGCCTCTCCCCGGGACATCGAAGCGCAAACCCTGCTGAAGGCCGCCAACAAGCTTCAGGACGCCGTCAACAGTGCCGATCCCTTCAGCGAGTTGACCAGTCACGCCCTGATGTTCAACCGCAAGCTCTGGACGATCTTCCTGAGCGAGGCGATGCGCGACACCAATCCGCAGCCGATCGAAGTCCGGCAGAAGATCGCCAACATCAGCGTGTTCGTTCTGAGCCAGACCGCCGCGCTCCAGATGAGCCCGCAGTTCGATCACTTCCGCCCGCTGATCGAGATCAACCGCAACATTGCCGCCGGTCTGTCCGGCCGTCCGTGA
- a CDS encoding flagellar basal body P-ring protein FlgI has product MPGVRWVRIVGVACAALSALALSVTSASATSRIKDLANIEGVRQNQLIGYGLVVGLNGTGDTLNNIPFTKQSLQAMLERMGVNIRGATIRTGNVAAVMVTGNLPAFATQGTRMDVTVSALGDAKDLRGGTLLVTPLLGADGNVYAVAQGSLAISGFQAEGEAAKIVRGVPTVGRIANGAIIEREIEFALNRLPNVRLALRNADFTTAKRIAAAINDYLGVKTAEPIDPSTVQLAIPPEFKGNVVAFLTEIEQLQVDPDLAAKIVIDERSGIIVMGRDVRVATVAVAQGNLTVTISESPQVSQPNPLSRGRTVVAPRSSVSVSEDGKKLALVKDGVSLQQLVDGLNGLGIGPRDLISILQAIKAAGAIEADIEVM; this is encoded by the coding sequence ATGCCAGGCGTTCGTTGGGTGAGGATTGTTGGGGTGGCCTGTGCCGCGCTGTCAGCGCTGGCGCTCTCGGTCACGTCTGCAAGCGCGACCTCGCGCATCAAGGACCTCGCCAATATCGAAGGCGTGCGGCAGAACCAGCTCATCGGCTACGGTCTCGTCGTCGGCCTCAACGGCACCGGCGACACGCTCAACAACATCCCCTTCACGAAGCAGTCGCTGCAAGCGATGCTCGAGCGCATGGGCGTCAATATCCGCGGCGCCACTATCCGCACCGGCAACGTCGCCGCCGTGATGGTGACGGGCAACCTGCCAGCCTTCGCCACCCAGGGCACCCGCATGGACGTCACCGTCTCCGCGCTCGGCGATGCCAAGGATCTGCGCGGCGGCACCCTGCTCGTCACTCCCCTGCTCGGCGCGGATGGCAACGTCTATGCGGTGGCCCAGGGCTCGCTCGCGATCTCCGGCTTCCAGGCCGAGGGGGAAGCTGCGAAAATCGTCCGCGGCGTGCCGACGGTCGGCCGCATCGCCAACGGCGCCATCATCGAGCGCGAGATCGAGTTCGCGCTGAACCGCTTGCCGAACGTGCGTCTGGCGCTGCGCAATGCCGACTTCACCACCGCCAAGCGGATCGCGGCCGCGATCAACGACTATCTCGGCGTCAAGACCGCCGAGCCGATCGATCCCTCGACGGTGCAGCTTGCGATCCCGCCGGAATTCAAGGGCAACGTCGTCGCCTTTCTCACCGAGATCGAGCAGCTCCAGGTCGATCCTGACCTCGCCGCCAAGATCGTCATCGACGAACGCAGCGGCATCATCGTGATGGGCCGCGACGTCCGCGTCGCCACCGTCGCGGTGGCGCAGGGCAACCTCACCGTCACCATCTCCGAGAGCCCGCAGGTCAGCCAGCCGAACCCGCTGTCGCGCGGTCGCACCGTGGTCGCCCCGCGCAGCAGCGTCAGCGTCAGCGAGGACGGCAAGAAGCTCGCCCTCGTCAAGGACGGCGTCTCGCTGCAGCAGCTCGTCGACGGCCTCAACGGCCTCGGCATCGGCCCGCGCGACCTCATCAGCATCCTCCAGGCGATCAAGGCCGCCGGCGCGATCGAAGCTGACATCGAGGTGATGTGA
- a CDS encoding DUF1522 domain-containing protein has protein sequence MSGIVLSASVRQNLLSLQSTADLLATTQSRLSTGKKVNSALDNPTNFFTAQSLDNRASDINNLLDGIANGVQVLQAANTGITSLSKLLDSAKSIANQALQTTVGYSSKSNVSTTIAGATASDLRGTTTYTSATAQSNVLFSGAAGGVTAATGSTTLGGTAASYVGTAAVNDNQGTPAAITTSTLIYGDGAAPATAGLSTGATSLFTDGTTLTVDGHSITFKAGAAPGVTGSPNSLPAGYGVDGGGTGSIATDGNGNSIVYLGASATNSTATVGDVLKAVDLAAGTRGATIAAGVATINANNTSQTAASITAGKITLNSSTGADLSVVGKADLLKALGLTTATGSGNTTITAARTTATGSLGSLISDGSTLNVNGKTITFKNGGTPAAANVPTGSGVTGNVVTDGNGNSIVYLNKGTVADILSAVDLATGVQTATIASGAATLSTASGQTASSLVAGSLHISTGANSDLSITGSGNALSVLGLTGSTGTGTAFSASRSASAGGVSGKTLTFASFNGGTAVNVTFGDGTGGTVKTLDQLNTALQANNLTATIDANGLLTVSAINDFASSTIGSAIAGGAIGGTITTALTWTNATTPTVDAVAQATRSNLVAQYNNILTQIDTTSVDSSFNGVNLLNGDQLKLVFDETAKSSLSITGVTFNSKGLGLASLVQGTDFIDNSATNRVLTSLNSASSTLRSQASTLGSNLSVVQVRQDFNKNLINVLQTGSSNLTLADTNEEAANSQALSTRQSIAVSALSLANTSQQSVLQLLR, from the coding sequence ATGTCCGGTATCGTTCTCTCTGCGTCGGTTCGCCAGAACCTGCTCTCTCTCCAGTCCACCGCCGACCTGCTCGCCACCACCCAGTCGCGCCTGTCGACCGGCAAGAAGGTGAACTCGGCGCTCGACAACCCCACCAACTTCTTCACGGCGCAGTCGCTCGACAACCGTGCCAGCGACATCAACAACCTGCTCGATGGGATCGCCAACGGCGTGCAGGTGCTGCAGGCCGCCAACACCGGCATCACCTCGCTGTCGAAGCTGCTGGACTCCGCGAAGTCGATCGCCAACCAGGCGCTGCAGACCACGGTCGGTTACTCCAGCAAGTCGAACGTCTCGACCACGATCGCCGGTGCGACGGCCTCCGACCTGCGCGGCACCACGACCTACACCAGCGCGACCGCGCAATCCAACGTGCTGTTCTCCGGTGCTGCCGGCGGCGTCACCGCGGCGACGGGCTCGACCACGCTCGGCGGTACGGCCGCTTCTTATGTCGGGACCGCGGCGGTCAATGACAACCAGGGCACCCCGGCGGCGATCACCACCTCGACCCTGATCTATGGTGACGGCGCTGCCCCAGCCACCGCAGGTCTGAGCACGGGCGCAACCTCGCTCTTCACCGACGGAACGACGCTCACGGTCGACGGCCACTCGATCACGTTCAAGGCCGGCGCAGCGCCGGGCGTGACCGGATCACCCAATTCCTTGCCGGCTGGTTACGGCGTGGATGGCGGCGGTACCGGCAGCATTGCCACCGACGGCAATGGCAATTCGATCGTCTATCTCGGTGCAAGCGCGACCAACTCGACGGCGACGGTCGGCGACGTCCTGAAGGCGGTTGACCTTGCGGCGGGCACCCGCGGTGCCACGATCGCGGCCGGCGTTGCCACGATCAATGCCAACAACACCAGCCAGACCGCAGCTTCCATCACCGCCGGCAAGATCACGCTGAACAGCTCGACTGGCGCCGATCTCAGCGTCGTCGGCAAGGCTGACCTGTTGAAGGCGCTCGGTCTGACCACTGCGACCGGCTCCGGCAACACGACCATCACGGCGGCCCGGACCACGGCCACCGGCAGCCTTGGTTCGCTGATCAGCGACGGATCGACCCTGAACGTCAATGGCAAGACCATTACGTTCAAGAACGGCGGCACGCCGGCCGCGGCCAATGTGCCTACGGGATCTGGCGTCACCGGCAACGTCGTCACCGACGGCAACGGCAACTCGATCGTCTACCTGAACAAGGGCACCGTGGCCGACATCCTGAGCGCGGTTGATCTCGCCACCGGCGTGCAGACCGCAACCATTGCTTCGGGTGCTGCGACCCTGTCGACGGCCAGCGGCCAGACCGCGTCCTCGCTGGTTGCCGGTTCGCTGCACATTTCGACCGGCGCGAACTCGGATCTGTCGATCACCGGTTCGGGCAACGCATTGTCCGTGCTCGGCCTCACCGGCTCGACCGGCACCGGCACCGCGTTCTCGGCGAGCCGCTCCGCGTCGGCCGGCGGTGTTTCGGGCAAGACCTTGACCTTTGCCTCCTTCAATGGCGGTACGGCGGTCAACGTCACCTTCGGCGACGGCACCGGCGGCACGGTCAAGACGCTGGATCAGCTCAACACCGCGCTTCAGGCCAACAACCTGACGGCCACGATCGACGCTAACGGCCTGCTCACGGTGTCTGCGATCAACGACTTTGCGTCCTCGACGATCGGATCCGCCATCGCGGGCGGTGCGATCGGCGGCACGATCACGACGGCCCTGACCTGGACCAACGCGACCACGCCGACTGTGGATGCCGTCGCTCAGGCCACACGCTCCAACCTGGTTGCGCAGTACAACAACATCTTGACGCAGATCGACACGACCTCGGTCGACTCGTCGTTCAACGGCGTCAACCTGCTCAACGGCGATCAGCTCAAGCTGGTGTTCGACGAGACCGCCAAGTCGAGCCTGAGCATCACAGGTGTGACCTTCAACTCGAAGGGGCTCGGTCTGGCGTCGCTGGTCCAGGGCACCGACTTCATCGACAATTCGGCCACCAACCGCGTGCTCACCAGCCTCAATTCGGCCTCGAGCACGCTGCGCTCGCAAGCCTCGACGCTGGGTTCGAACCTCTCGGTCGTGCAGGTGCGTCAGGATTTCAACAAGAACCTGATCAACGTGCTGCAGACCGGCTCGTCCAACCTGACGCTGGCCGACACCAACGAGGAAGCGGCCAACAGCCAGGCGCTGTCGACCCGCCAGTCGATCGCAGTTTCGGCGCTGTCGCTGGCCAACACGTCGCAGCAGAGCGTGCTCCAGCTGCTCCGCTAA
- the flgJ gene encoding flagellar assembly peptidoglycan hydrolase FlgJ, producing the protein MQTGTINTSRAPAAALSNPAFSVESRNGRPDFELAAALQKVSPQQQSKAQKTATDFEAMFLNSMFSQMTSSLKGEGPFGDTPGTGVWRSMLTEQYSKNFAKAGGVGVATEVYRTLIMQQAKTIRTA; encoded by the coding sequence ATGCAGACCGGCACGATCAACACCTCGCGCGCCCCCGCCGCCGCTCTGTCGAACCCCGCCTTCTCGGTCGAGAGCCGCAACGGCCGGCCTGACTTCGAGCTCGCCGCAGCGCTGCAAAAGGTCTCGCCGCAGCAGCAGTCCAAGGCGCAGAAGACCGCCACCGATTTCGAGGCGATGTTTCTCAACAGCATGTTCTCGCAGATGACATCTAGCCTGAAGGGCGAAGGCCCGTTCGGCGATACGCCAGGCACCGGCGTGTGGCGCTCGATGCTGACCGAGCAATATTCCAAGAACTTCGCCAAGGCCGGCGGCGTCGGCGTCGCCACCGAAGTCTACCGCACCCTGATCATGCAGCAGGCCAAAACCATCCGCACGGCATAA
- a CDS encoding DUF1522 domain-containing protein, translated as MSGIVLSSSVRQNLLSLQSTADLLATTQSRLSTGKKVNSALDNPTNFFTAQSLDNRASDINNLLDGIANGVQVLQAANTGITSLQKLLDSAKSIANQALQTTVGYSTKSNVSTTIAGATSTDLRGTTTYSSATAQSNVLFSGAAGGATAATGATTLGGTIGSVTGPTVVKDNQGTPANITASTLLYGDGAALATAGLSTGAATQFTDGTSFTVNGHSITFKSGAAPAAASAPAGYGVSGNIATDGSGNSIVYLGASATNSTATVGDVLSAIDLASGVKNAVVASGAATITTNTSQTPSSITGGQITLETSTGADLSVVGKADLLKTLGLTTATGSGNATITASRTTATGSLASLISDGSTLNVNGKTITFKNGGTPAAANVPTGSGVTGNIVTDGSGNSTVYLNKGTVADILTAVDLATGVQTATIASGAATPATASGQTASSIVAGALHISTGANADLSITGTGNALSALGLTGSTGTGTAFTASRSAASGGVSGKTLTFTSFNGGTAVNVTFGDGTGGTVKTLDQLNTALQANNLSATIDANGLLTVSATNDYASSTLGSAAAGGTIGGTITSALTWSNATAPVADAVAQATRTNLVSQYNNILTQIDTTSLDASFNGVNLLNGDQLKLVFDETGKSSLNITGVTFNSKGLGLAGLVQGTDFIDNSATNKVLTNLNKASSTLRSEASTLGSNLSVVQVRQDFNKNLINVLQTGSSNLTLADTNEEAANSQALSTRQSIAVSALSLANQSQQSVLQLLR; from the coding sequence ATGTCCGGTATCGTTCTCTCCTCCTCGGTTCGTCAGAACCTGCTCTCCCTCCAGTCCACCGCCGATCTGCTCGCCACCACCCAGTCGCGTCTGTCGACCGGCAAGAAGGTGAACTCGGCGCTCGACAACCCCACCAACTTCTTCACCGCACAGTCGCTCGACAACCGCGCCAGCGACATCAACAACCTGCTCGATGGCATCGCCAACGGCGTGCAGGTGCTGCAGGCCGCCAACACCGGCATCACCTCGCTGCAGAAGCTGCTCGACTCTGCGAAGTCGATCGCCAACCAGGCGCTGCAGACCACGGTCGGTTATTCGACCAAGTCGAACGTCTCGACCACGATCGCGGGCGCGACCTCGACCGACCTGCGCGGCACCACGACCTATTCCAGCGCGACCGCGCAATCCAACGTGCTGTTCTCCGGCGCGGCCGGCGGCGCCACGGCGGCGACCGGCGCCACCACCCTCGGAGGCACCATCGGCAGTGTGACTGGCCCCACAGTCGTGAAGGACAACCAGGGCACCCCGGCGAACATCACCGCCTCGACGCTGCTCTATGGCGACGGCGCAGCGCTGGCCACCGCAGGTCTGAGCACCGGGGCTGCAACTCAGTTCACCGACGGCACGAGCTTCACGGTCAACGGCCATTCCATCACCTTCAAGTCGGGCGCTGCCCCGGCGGCGGCAAGTGCTCCGGCCGGTTACGGCGTCAGCGGCAACATCGCCACTGATGGCAGTGGCAACTCGATCGTCTATCTCGGTGCGAGCGCGACCAACTCGACCGCGACCGTCGGCGACGTTCTCTCCGCGATCGATCTCGCCAGCGGGGTCAAGAATGCTGTTGTCGCTTCGGGTGCTGCAACGATCACCACGAACACCAGCCAGACCCCGTCGTCGATCACCGGTGGTCAGATCACGCTCGAGACCTCGACAGGTGCTGACCTCTCCGTCGTCGGCAAGGCCGACCTCTTGAAGACCCTTGGTCTGACCACTGCGACCGGCTCCGGCAACGCGACCATCACCGCGTCCCGTACAACCGCCACGGGCAGCCTTGCCTCACTGATCAGCGACGGCTCAACGCTGAACGTCAACGGCAAGACCATCACGTTCAAGAACGGTGGCACGCCGGCTGCTGCGAACGTGCCGACCGGGTCCGGCGTCACCGGCAACATCGTCACCGATGGCAGCGGCAATTCGACCGTCTACCTGAACAAGGGTACCGTCGCCGACATTCTGACCGCGGTCGATCTCGCCACTGGGGTGCAGACCGCGACCATCGCTTCGGGTGCTGCGACCCCGGCCACAGCCAGCGGCCAGACCGCGTCCTCGATCGTGGCTGGCGCGCTGCACATCTCGACTGGTGCGAACGCGGATCTGTCGATCACCGGCACGGGCAACGCGCTGTCGGCGCTCGGTCTGACCGGCTCGACCGGCACCGGCACCGCCTTCACGGCGAGCCGCAGCGCGGCCTCCGGCGGCGTCTCGGGCAAGACCTTGACCTTCACCTCCTTCAACGGCGGCACGGCGGTCAACGTCACCTTCGGCGACGGCACCGGCGGCACGGTCAAGACGCTCGATCAGCTCAACACGGCGCTGCAGGCGAACAACCTGTCGGCCACGATCGATGCCAACGGCCTGCTCACGGTATCTGCGACCAACGACTATGCGTCCTCGACGCTCGGCTCGGCCGCCGCCGGCGGCACGATCGGCGGCACGATTACCTCGGCCTTGACCTGGTCAAATGCCACCGCGCCGGTTGCTGACGCGGTTGCCCAGGCCACTCGTACCAACCTGGTGTCTCAGTACAACAACATCCTGACCCAGATCGACACGACCTCGCTGGATGCTTCGTTCAACGGCGTCAACCTGCTCAACGGCGATCAGCTCAAGCTGGTGTTCGACGAGACCGGCAAGTCGAGCCTGAACATCACCGGCGTGACCTTCAACTCGAAGGGTCTCGGTCTGGCCGGCCTGGTGCAGGGCACCGACTTCATCGACAACTCCGCCACCAACAAGGTGTTGACGAATCTGAACAAGGCCTCGAGCACGCTGCGTTCGGAAGCTTCGACCCTTGGTTCGAACCTCTCGGTCGTGCAGGTGCGTCAGGACTTCAACAAGAACCTGATCAACGTGCTGCAGACCGGTTCGTCGAACCTGACGCTGGCCGACACCAACGAGGAAGCGGCCAACAGCCAGGCGCTGTCGACCCGCCAGTCCATCGCGGTCTCCGCGCTCTCGCTGGCCAACCAGTCGCAGCAGAGCGTGCTCCAGCTGCTCCGCTAA
- a CDS encoding flagellar assembly protein FliX — protein sequence MRIYGPNGTTLGTPASQARRTSSGTFVLPDTSSAQETRSAAAPKATANIDGLLALQGIEENPVERRRRSVARGKTALDVLDDLKMGLLSGNLDASTVMRLRDAAANLKSSSGDPGLDAVLSEIELRVEVELAKAGLA from the coding sequence ATGCGCATCTACGGACCGAACGGCACCACGCTTGGAACGCCGGCCAGCCAGGCCAGGCGGACGAGCTCCGGCACCTTCGTGCTGCCCGACACCTCGTCGGCGCAGGAGACGCGGAGCGCTGCGGCGCCGAAGGCCACCGCCAACATCGACGGACTGCTCGCGCTGCAAGGCATCGAAGAGAATCCCGTCGAGCGCCGCAGGCGCTCGGTCGCCCGCGGCAAGACCGCGCTCGATGTGCTCGACGATCTCAAGATGGGCCTCTTGTCCGGCAATCTCGACGCCTCGACCGTGATGCGGCTGCGCGATGCCGCAGCGAACCTGAAGTCGTCCTCCGGCGATCCCGGCCTCGATGCCGTGCTGTCCGAGATCGAGCTGCGCGTCGAAGTCGAGCTGGCGAAGGCCGGGCTGGCGTAG
- a CDS encoding DUF1522 domain-containing protein, which translates to MSNIVLSASVRQNLLSLQSTADLLSTTQQRLSTGKKVNTALDNPTNFFTAQGLDNRASDISNLLDGINNGVQVLQAANTGITSLQKLIDSAKSIANQALQTTVGYSTKSNISTTIPGATPADLRGTTSYTYATATGNVVTNGTAGGTTPATTATTLGGISQSLVGSAAPDGAGTAASLAPGLTLLGTPSATTIATNGAPSDGDVLVVDGKTITFRAGAAPAVANVPAGSGKNNNIVTDGNGNSTVYLGTNAAPAATVQDVTDAIDLASGVQKAAITGGTATLSNSSGANASIASGVLTLTTGTGSDLSITGKADFLKALGLTTATGSGNVNVTKARLTTSATLGTLVQDGSTLNVDGKTVTFKNAAAPAAAPTGSTKIGNIVTDNNGNSIVYLQGATVQDSLNAIDLASGAGTVSGAAVVAASGSSLSSVVNGALKLSTGTTADLSITGTGNALSSFGLTGPTGTGTAFTAGRAPGAGSISGKTLTFTSFNGGTPVNVTFGDGTNGTVKTLDQLNSQLQANHLTATIDANGVLTITTVNEYASSTLGSVTAGGVVGGTITATVAFTTAQPPIQDPVAQTARSNLVNQFNNILAQIDTTSQDASFNGVNLLNGDTLKLIFNETGSSTLGINGVVFNAAGLGLSNLVNGVDFIDNGATNKVLASLNAASSTLRSEGSALGSNLSIVQVRQDFSKNLINVLQTGSSNLTLADTNEEAANSQALSTRQSIAVSALSLANQSQQSVLQLLR; encoded by the coding sequence ATGTCCAACATCGTTCTCTCGGCGTCAGTTCGCCAGAACCTGTTGTCACTGCAGTCGACGGCCGACCTGCTGTCCACGACGCAGCAGCGCCTTTCGACCGGGAAAAAGGTCAACACCGCGCTCGACAACCCGACCAACTTCTTCACCGCACAGGGGCTGGACAACCGGGCGAGCGACATCAGCAATCTCCTCGACGGCATCAACAACGGTGTGCAGGTGCTGCAGGCCGCCAACACCGGCATCACCTCGCTGCAAAAGCTGATTGACAGCGCCAAGTCGATCGCCAACCAGGCGCTCCAGACCACGGTCGGCTATTCGACCAAGTCGAACATCTCGACCACGATCCCCGGCGCGACGCCGGCCGATCTGCGCGGCACGACGAGCTATACCTACGCAACGGCAACCGGCAATGTCGTCACCAACGGTACCGCCGGCGGCACCACACCGGCCACCACCGCGACCACGCTCGGCGGCATCTCGCAGTCGCTGGTCGGTTCGGCTGCTCCTGATGGTGCCGGCACCGCAGCAAGCTTGGCGCCGGGTCTCACCCTGCTCGGCACGCCCAGCGCGACTACCATCGCCACGAACGGCGCTCCGTCGGATGGCGATGTGCTCGTCGTCGACGGCAAGACCATCACCTTCAGGGCCGGCGCTGCGCCTGCGGTCGCCAACGTTCCTGCCGGCTCCGGCAAGAACAACAACATCGTCACCGACGGCAATGGCAACTCGACGGTTTACCTCGGCACAAACGCCGCTCCGGCCGCAACCGTCCAGGATGTGACGGATGCGATCGACCTTGCGAGTGGTGTGCAAAAGGCTGCCATCACGGGCGGTACCGCGACGCTGTCGAACTCGTCCGGCGCCAACGCTTCCATCGCTTCTGGTGTTCTCACCCTCACCACTGGTACGGGCTCCGACCTCAGCATCACCGGCAAGGCCGACTTCCTCAAGGCGCTCGGTCTGACCACCGCGACCGGCTCCGGCAATGTCAATGTGACCAAAGCGCGCCTGACGACCTCGGCGACGCTGGGCACCCTCGTTCAGGACGGTTCCACGCTCAATGTGGATGGCAAAACCGTCACGTTCAAAAACGCGGCTGCGCCTGCTGCCGCTCCGACGGGGTCGACCAAGATCGGCAACATCGTCACGGACAACAATGGCAACTCCATTGTCTATCTCCAGGGCGCAACCGTTCAGGATTCGCTGAATGCGATCGACCTGGCATCGGGAGCCGGCACCGTCAGCGGCGCCGCCGTGGTTGCGGCAAGCGGTTCGTCGCTGTCCTCGGTCGTGAACGGCGCTCTCAAGCTCAGCACCGGCACCACGGCGGATCTGTCGATCACCGGAACGGGCAACGCGCTGTCCTCGTTCGGTCTGACCGGTCCCACCGGCACCGGCACGGCCTTCACCGCGGGACGCGCGCCGGGAGCAGGCAGCATCTCGGGCAAGACCTTGACGTTTACCTCCTTCAACGGCGGCACGCCGGTCAACGTCACCTTCGGTGACGGCACCAACGGCACCGTCAAGACGCTCGACCAGCTGAACTCGCAGCTCCAGGCGAACCACCTCACGGCGACGATCGACGCCAACGGCGTGCTCACGATCACCACCGTCAACGAATACGCCTCTTCGACGCTCGGCTCGGTGACCGCCGGCGGCGTCGTCGGTGGCACGATCACCGCCACGGTTGCCTTCACGACGGCCCAGCCGCCGATCCAGGATCCGGTCGCGCAGACGGCGCGCTCGAACCTCGTCAACCAGTTCAACAATATCCTGGCGCAGATCGACACGACGTCGCAGGACGCCTCCTTCAACGGGGTGAACCTGCTCAACGGCGATACGCTGAAGTTGATCTTTAACGAGACCGGCAGCTCGACGCTCGGCATCAATGGCGTGGTGTTCAACGCGGCGGGCCTTGGCCTTTCCAACCTCGTCAACGGCGTCGATTTCATCGACAACGGTGCCACCAACAAGGTGCTCGCGAGCCTCAACGCGGCCTCGAGCACGCTGCGCTCGGAAGGTTCTGCGCTCGGCTCCAATCTCTCGATCGTGCAGGTGCGTCAGGACTTCTCCAAGAACCTGATCAACGTGCTGCAGACCGGCTCGTCCAACCTGACGCTGGCCGACACCAACGAGGAAGCGGCCAACAGCCAGGCGCTGTCGACCCGCCAGTCGATCGCGGTCTCGGCGCTGTCGCTGGCCAACCAGTCGCAGCAGAGCGTGCTCCAGCTGCTCCGCTAG